CTGCGGGACGAACTGCACCAGGAGTCACTAGACAACGACCGTGCGTCGTCAACGGCTTCGCTCCCCATGTCGGCATCCCGACGTTCACGGCCtcctccaccgccaccaccaccttCGTCCCGAATGGTGGCGGATGCTGCACCGACCAACCCGACCGGTGCCAATCCTCGTACGACTTCCGCACCCGTTCGTACCCCCCACGCATTCAGCGCCACCGCACCAACGGGACGATCGGCATCCACACCAATTTCGGCATCCAACGCACGCTCCGCTTCGGAACGTTCTTATCCACAGCAGGAGCCGCAAGCTGCGGAcgcgacaacaacaacaacaacgaccctGCCGATGCCCCACCGATACAGATACCACCCGTCGAGACGCAGCAGGCACCGCGGACGCAATCAACTTTACCGCAATCGCAAAAGGCAGGCCTCCAACAACCCATTGTTGCAACCACTCCTGCGACCATTCCTGCTCGGACCTGGATTCTGAAATTGCGCGTCCCCTCCCtacaccagcaacagcagcagcagcagccaaaACACTCGCCACCAGCTCCACGGGGTCAGAATGCGCATCCAACGCCATCGTCGCTACCTCCCGTTCTGCAAATTCACGTGTCACCCACAATGACGAGTGCAACCTTGGCTTCGTGCATTCAACAGGCTACCACACACCATTCCTACTTTTTGGGGGACCCACCGGTGGGATTGTTTGACGTGGCCTCTGGCGTCTTTGTCAGTCTCGATTACTTGTTGGCGGCTACAGCGACGTCAACAGCGGTTCCGAACAGGGAAAGTATGGAAGATAAGGAGCGAGATTTGATCCAGAACAGCACGTACACCTTGTATTGGGCACCGCCGCCACCCCCTCCGATTCACATTCCGTGGTATCACCACGTAGAGATTTGGATCGCTATACTTGTACCTCTCCTAGCCATCGTGATGTATTTTCAAGCCGCTTCGCTTTGGTATTGGTGTCATAGTGTCTCTACAGCAGTCTACCGCTGGACCATTGAACTGCCCTTGCAGGAGTTATACCGCCATGGCCCCTGGATGGTCGGTTGGGAGGGCGAATCGCTTCCTCGCATTTGCGCCCGCATTACCTATCACGGCGACGCTGCCTTTTGGAGCCGCAATCTAGAAGAATGCGAGCGCATCTACgatgccaaagaagaagcttTCTTGCGCATTGCCCGGCCATCCGTCTACATTGTGTTGGTGGTGCTCGTCATGTTGTTCGCACGGTGGCTGGTGGCGGAGGCCTTGCACGTTTGGGCCGACCGAGACCGCCGACGCGCGGCAGCGTACCGACAAAGGCACCACGGTATGGATGCTGACATGATGGAGACTTACCGGGCGTGGCAAACCTTGATGCGGCAAGTACAGCGCGCGGTCACGCCACCGCACAAATCAGAGTCTGTACCACCCGCACAGCAAGCCGAACAATCTTCCGGTAGAACTCGATAGCGACAAAGATAAGTCTCATTGCTAAACACAATTTGGCAATTGTTACCCACCAAAGAAACGTCAAATACCATGCTTCGATTGTACATACCCATGGATCATGCTAGCTTATGCAAAATAAAGCGGATCTAAAATGAAGTTTGAATGTGTGCCTGTATGCGTAGCTCACGATCATGTTATGACGAGTTTCACTCCAAAAAACTTATCTTGCTCAGCAAGGCTGGCAGTGTACCAGATCGTCATCCCTGTGAAGCAAGATGCGAGAATGCGTAGCGACGAGAGAAGTACCTACACCTTACGTGAAGTTCGACAAAGACCCAATTGTGATTTTTGTAACGGTACACAGCTCACTTTCTGACGCGATTCAGTCGAGTAAGAGAGGCCCTTATCTCAACAAACACCCTCTGTCCATCCCTGCAGGGATCCCACTAGCGGACAGGGCGGTATACAATGATTGAGATCAGAAAACATCGGGTTCGGAGGCGAATTAACAGCAAGGATTGACTCTGCTACCTCATCTTCCGGTCGCCTATCATAGAATTTCTGCTCTGACTGGCGATTGAAAGATTGGTTCGAATGGCAAAGACAATCCAGGTAAAGGAACTACTACCTACTACCTTCTTATTACATGGCGCTTTTACGTTATCGAGGAAAACGCCCTTTTCTCGTGAACATTTTTTTACAAACCCTATAAATATAAAGCAAAGTTACGTAAGCGTAAGTTGCGACTTTAAGTCCTTCTTGCACTTACAATTTGACAAATTCATTTCAGAATCATTGTAAAACAGAGCGGTCTTGACAATATAACTCATGGCCGTGTGCGCTCGGTGGGTATAaaacctgactgtgagtcattACGGAATGACTCAAGACTGTCAAAAACCTTGACAATACTCACATTATTTCAATTCTGCAACACAATTTGATAAAATTCAATATTATCCTCTTTTACTATTTAGTTGTTTGAAAATGGCAAAAAGAATATATAAGGTATCACACTATGACTATACTGATGACCGTTAtaagttttggaaaaacgcCAAAAGAGCACCTGACTATGAAAGTCTTTCGAAACATTCTTTCCAGCAGACTTTTTGCTCTCTATCAGCATCTTATTCGACCGATATTCTTGGGATCTCGCTGGTGCCATAATTTGTCCTAGCGATCGTTTGGGCTCTGTTTGAAGTAAACTTACTACTTAACATTATGATATTCAACATCGGCACAGAGACTTCTGATAAGCAATACAAATGGATCCGATTGGCCATGCTGCTTGTGATTGCCTTGGCTGGAACCAACGTCAGCCAAGCTCAGCGGGTAAGTTCAAGTTCGCTGTCGTCCCCATTGCTGCCAGAAGTTAGCCAGACCAACGCCGTACCCGAAGTGGGATATGCTGGACCAGTTTCATTTGAGCAGCAATATCGTCGCACTTCCCAGAGGCATCGTCGTCTAATGAAAGGAGAAAGCCCGACGGCTGCGAAGAGTACCACGAGCCCCAAAAGTCCACAGAACGCAGAGTCTACCAAGAGCCCAAAGAGGCAGAAAGGCACAATGAATGGTAAAGGGTGCCTGCATACCATTTTTGACGACCCCAATGCCTCCAAAAGCTCCAAGAGCTGCAAATCCGAGGCCCCTTCGGTAGTCACAACTGTTTCGCCGATTGATCTGAGCGATTCTCAACCAATTGATGCACCCAGCAGCGAGCCTATCGAAATGCCGACCGTCTCGAAAACGCCCTCTGATGCATTAAATATAGCCCCGACGTGCGCTGGGTCTAAATCGTCCAAATCGTGCAAGAGTGACAACTCCCCAAAGACGCCGAAATCGTCGAAGATGCGTATTCGAGGATAAAATTAGCACACCTTTATCGCCAAGCCTTAGCGGCATCCAAGAAGAGCTGTGATCATAAAATCGAAAACTCGAACTATAAATCTTTCTAGAGAGGTTTTTCAAAGTAACAGGAATATTCGAGGCTCCTTAAAGTTAATCGAGATTGGCCCCTTCCAAATAGTTACATTATTCTATGTTCCAAGTAGCGTCCTTATGTTAGTATTAAATACTCTACACCAACCATGTTGTTTAGGAACGACCATACCACGATGACAGCACCGCTTCCCGTCTGCTCAGCGAAGTTAAGCATCGTCGGGCTCGGTTAGTACTACGGTGGGGGACCACGTTGGAATCCCGagtgttgttctttttggtCATTTTTTGACCACGGAGAATTCCtcttttttttgtttttggccCACAGTAGCATTCCGGGGCGCTAACAGCTGGCAGGGAGACTACCTATTTATTGTAAATAATGTGCTTCTTacaaaacaagaaaacgagCGTCGGCACAAGGCTATGAACCCGATGCTACACACAGCTGAATCcttcaatttcttgcatACCCGTCTTCCTACGTGAGCGAGTCACAGTGATATCGTAAAATAAAACATTTATGCAGTGAAGTGTGTAAAAAAGGGATCGTGGTTCGTATCGCAGGCGATGTTTGGGTACGAGATGCATTCCTTTCTACGAAATGAGCGACATGCCAGAACCGCCCTGTGCAAAGCCCATGGGATTACTCATCATGCCACTACTACCATTGTCGTCACCCTTGCCGTTCATCTGATCCTGATCTTCCAAAGGCATGTATTCGGCGAGAATTCCGCGGACTTGGTCCCGCATTTCCTCGCGACTGCGTTTATATTGCCATACGCCGAGCCCGCTAAAGAGTGCCACGACAAAAAGCATGGAGGTGGCAAAGGTGTGGGTTGAGACTCCCGAGTCCGTGGATGCGTAAGCGGGAGATTCCGAGGTACACTTGCCGGTGCGGATGCAGCCGACGGGATCGGGACAGGCACTGCACTGGGTACACTTGGCCGGGGCCGTGCCCGCCAAGTACCCGGCGCAAATGGCGGTAAAGACGGTGGAGGGCTGCATCGCGCCGCGAATGACGGCCGTATTGACGTAGGCTGTGGGGATGACGACTACACCCTGCTGATATTGCAAATCTATTTCTGTCTTGAGTTTGGTGTTGACCACGTCCTGTTTGGTACCACCGCTATTGCTCATGCACTCTTCCACGGTGTCGCCGTTCACTTTGGAGTGTTTGTAGGCGTCCTTGATGCAGGCATCGTCGGCGAAGTAGTCGGCCGCGCTGCATCGCTGGTTGAATTCGTTGACGTAGTCCCACCACTCTCGGCCGATGCCGTTGGCCGCACCGTAATGACTCCAGATGCAGATACGACGGAGACTTTCCCGTACTACGTCACCTCCGGAAATGCCCTTGGTCAAATCATCGTCCGGATCGGTGGCGCAATATCTAACGGTACAACAAACACACGGTAGTAATGGGGACATAACACGAGAATATGTGTGAGGTTTTCCTATCGGTGCGACCATTTTGCATACGAGGGGACCGACATTGACGCACCTTCCCGCGTTGGTACAGAGCGTGAAGCAGTAATTATCTCCGTTGGGGGCGTGGCATCCGGACTTTTCGCCGTCGTGAAGGTACATGTGTGGGGTAAAGTATGCCTTGTCACCAAGGGCGATGGCGACGTCCTTCCAGTCTCGAATAAATTCGGCGGAGATTCCGTCGGAAGGGGACGTCCACAAGTCGTACTCGACGCGATCATCGGGTGAGGGAAGAGACCAGGCCATTTCGGCTTGGACGGGCCTATTTTCCTTGACTTCGGCAATGATTTTGTCCGCGTCGGTTTTGTAGAGCAAAAAGCTGGGTATGGAAATGTCGGCGCCGGATCCGTCGTCCGCCATGATGGGTTCGGTCATTTCACAGGGTGCGGTGGGGTTGGCGGCGGTGCAGGTTGTGTCGGAACAGATGCAGGTGTTGTCGGCAATCAAGACGCCCGAAGCACCCATGTGTTGCGCGTTGCGGACCTAGTGTGCATAGAGAAATATGTCGTGGAGTGCGTGAGTACAAAAGTCGCCATACGAAAAACGTTGGATCGAATGAGAGAAAACGAACAAAGCCGCACTGAGTAATGTCTCGGTCGGATCCTGACCATGCTCTTCGCCTACACACACAAAGAGATGTACGTACCTTTTGCACAAAGGTGCAGTGTCCGCGATCCATCATGAGCAAAAAGGGCGACGGGTAAGGTTTCATACGAGTACCTTCCTTTTCTCGTGCGGGAAAGCCTCCACTCATGTCGTCGATTTCGCAAAGGTCCGAGTTTGTGTAGTAGACATTCTGGACAATCGATCCCCCGTAGGGAGAAATTCCAAAGAGCGCCTCCCGGTGCCGGTATCCTCCTTCCTGGTAAAGCCGGTGAGGGACCTATAGTgcagtgagtgagtgagtgatTTGAGGGAATGCGTGGACAGTGTAGAGTAGTTTTGTCGTGTACGTGAGTGGGCATTTGCGTCCAGAAAATGCCTGGGACGTTTCGAGGCACGAGTCGTATAGAAAGACTCCCTTGGTCTCCGTGCTCATCTACGCCTTTCCGCTGGATATCGACAGGCCAGCATCCTTGCGGTGTAGTAAAAATGCAACCATAGCGCGCCACGACGCGGCACGATTCATTAGAAAACTTACGTGGATCATGAGTTTACTGGAATTCGAATCCGCGTCCGTATCCGCAGGAATTTCCGCCGCGAGACTCCTTCCCACTCCCCATACCAACCACACGAACAACGCACTCGTGTTTTTCATCATTATCGAATCCCAAGTTAGCTGTATGAATGAATATACCTGTGTGTAAAACAGGTGTGAGTTTTTGAACGAGACCAATGTTCGTATCACGAGATATTGCGGTTGGGAGTAGTAGATTGCAGTTTAGGATTGCCCAAGCTGCAGAACGAACGAGCGAAGTTTGTTCCGGGGAGGAAGAGGGAACGCGACCGAGAGACCGACAGAGCTCGACGCGAAGTTCTACTAATCGCGAGCAGAGACGACACCTCGTAGTCGTTGAGAGTGAGTCGACCGAGTCCACATAAATATATACGAAAGGGTCGCGTCCAGCGCGTGTGGCAGTCGATCAATGCTAAGCAGGACGGGTTAGGGTACTGGTAAGGTGATGCGGGCCCCGTTAACTCTGTGCCGGGTCCGCGTGTCCCCGTTCCCGCTTCCGTACGGAACCGGGATGCCAACACAGTCCCGAACGATGTTCGCGATCGACCCATCCCCTACTGCCGCCCATTACTAGGGTTAAACGTGGCGTCGGTTCGTAGGACGTCTCATCGACTTGTTTCTGACTCATTCGGCGCCTGTACTTACTGTAAAAAATTGGAGAAAGATACGACACTCGGATAAGTTAGTATTCCCCGGATGACCCCATCCGTGGTTGCGGCCAACTAACTGTTGCTAGTCTGTATTATTCCGGTCTAATGAACTATTGAACGGTAACAAATAGTATGTAGACTGTGTGTAGGATCAAAGCCTCCCGCACCAGACCTTGGAGGTATAGTTGTTTTTGTAAGTGTGTATTGCTACTGGATGTGTTTGTATGTAATGTATATACCGTATGTACGCACATGTGTGTGGGAATACCAAAACACGGTACGGACCCCCCTCATCCGTTACCAACTCAACGCCCATTTTGTCGAATGTTGTGCACACAGATTATTTTGACTCGACGTGGGACAACAGTTGAGACCGTTAGACCGTTTCGTCGGTGGACGGGACCGCCAAGAGTGGTTCCTGTAGGGCATCCTGGACCGTCGCCGCTTCCACGGGTCGGGCTGGGTTACGACGGTCCTCCGCGTGTTCGTTGTGCGTCGCCGCTCCCGTACTTTCGCCGGTGGACCGCCGCCAGGATTGAATGTTGTAGACGAGCGAAATCACGAGCGCGAGCGTGAGCACGTAGGTGAGGAAGACGAGAACGATGTTTTCTACGTCGAATCCGTAGGCGTCGTTGGTGACAAAGGTACGTTCCCGAAGCCCGCCTTGGGCGGCTGGTGGCGTACAGGGCAAGTCGTCGACGCATCCACGGATGACGACGGGACTACTGTCGAAGCGTTCTCCGGCGTGTGTGGGATCGTGTAAGGAAATGGCGTAACTGGTGGGTACCAAAAAGGGGAGCGGTACAATCGTGAgacgcacacacacacacacaaacaaagGACACAAAGAACATGCGAGAGAGCGCGCGAACGAAGGGTGCACGACGGCAGGCACAACTTACCTGTTGGTCACGGACTCTTGGTATTGGTAGGGTCCTCCGAGGGCAAAGGTGCGGGCCCACGAATCCCATACGTCGGGCGTATCCCCGTCATCGTTCGGGAGGAGCACCACCTGCGCATCCATCTTGACCGTGATCCGTTCGTTTCCGTAATTCCCCTTGGCAAAGGTAAATTGCATATGGGGGAGTATTGGTTGCAGGACGGGACGCTTcgtactgttgttgtcgtcgtcgtcatcctccgCCACGTCGTTGCCCCAGGGATCCCCGGTCCGCAGTGTCCGATTCGCTTGCGTGCGTACGGTATGCGCCAAGGCGTGCGTTCCCCAGACGTACCGAAAGTCATTCGTATTCCGGTACAACGTCGCGTTGGGATGCGGCTGCGCCACGAGTTGACTGACGGCCGTGGGTACGTACCGGAGTTCGTAGGCGTCCATGAGCGTCGTCGACGCTTCCTTCACCGAGGCCGCCACGACACTGTAGGGTCCCACCCATCCGTGCAAATCCCGTCGGACGATGGAACGATTGGCGTCCGCGACGTATCCTTCCACTCCGACGGTATAAAAGACGGCGAGATCACTCCAATTCCACACCGTCGTCCCGTTGGCTTGGtccaaacgacgacacgACGGAGCAACGACGTCGCCGTCGGTGGGTTGGTAGCAGACGGCGTTGTCGCGTTCGAGACATCCGTCCAAAGCGCAGCCGTACCCGCGGGTGGGATCGGTCTGGATGTGAACCACAATGTAGGTGGCGAGATGATCCGTCCGGGATTGTCCCGGACGATGGGGAACCTCCTTGCGGACTGTCCAGGTGCCCAGCATGGAATGCAAACGCCCGTAGTCCTTGGACACGTTCATCCTTATGCCGGTATTGTTGGTTAAGAATTAGTAATTACTTGTTCCTTGTGGGTTAGTTCGTACGCACACTGGTACCGCCGTTGTTGACGTAAACgatagctagctagaagcAATCCCACAAGGCAAGGATACCCGCAAACGATTCGTTGGGGATGCGTTCGAATCCTTAGGGGAGGACGCGCGAAGGATTTGGGCGAAGGGAGGGTGGGGTCGTCCTCCCACAAGTAGGGCACCGACAGGGTTTCGGTCGTGCTTTCCATatagtgtgtgtgtgtgtgatcGTGTCGTGCCCGTGTGCGGGCGCGGTTTCTTTGGACGACCCCGGGAATGACGTAGTCGTGACGTAGCAAGGGGCTCTCGTCCACCACCGGTCGACTGGTGAACACACCCTGTGACGGACAATTCGATTCGGTGAGTTTCGGCACGACTGACTGTGTGACTGACATTCTGACATGGGGGAACCACGATTGTGTCTCGTACCGGTTCCCATTCCCAACGTAGGAAGCCCTTTCGCACGCGAACTAATGTAGGATAAGTGCGAGCATTTTTCCCGGTCCGCATCGGACTGTGAATGACTCTTTCTCATAACCAAAATGTTTCATGGCAGTCTACGTACGTCGTACTGTGATTGATTTCTACAAAACAGGAGTCCAGATTGGCCACCGgaacgaaacaaaaaccAACCCGTGTTCGCATCGCCCATCCGGAACGACTCTTGATCCCAGTCATACCTCACCCGTAGGAAAGGAGCCGTATACGACCTACGGCCATCTCTCCCTCGGTCTCGTGTGTTCCCACGGGTCACCGACACTTTCCCATCCACTCTCCGCCCATCGCAACCCGGACCCAAACAGATTCACCACACACGACTTGCCGTGGCATCGTACCAATCCCTTTTGCATCTACCAAGTAAACtacacacgcacacaacTACACACACAtccgtttttcttttccagtGTAGTTAATTCATGAATTCTTGGTTGCTTCTGTTTCTGTGGGCAATCGTGTCGTTGGCCGGGACTGCGATGGCCGCACCGGCGCCGTGGTTGGAAGGCACGTACGATCTCGTGCGAGTGACGGATAGCGACGACCACGAGGTTGCTTGGCCCCGGGAGGACCAAACCTTTACCCTTCGTCTCACCTCCGTCCCGGACGACCCCGACACCTACCGCTTGCACGTGAAAATTGGTAACAA
The genomic region above belongs to Phaeodactylum tricornutum CCAP 1055/1 chromosome 16, whole genome shotgun sequence and contains:
- a CDS encoding predicted protein, which produces MRTRRQSLRDELHQESLDNDRASSTASLPMSASRRSRPPPPPPPPSSRMVADAAPTNPTGANPPGAASCGRDNNNNNDPADAPPIQIPPVETQQAPRTQSTLPQSQKAGLQQPIVATTPATIPARTWILKLRVPSLHQQQQQQQPKHSPPAPRGQNAHPTPSSLPPVLQIHVSPTMTSATLASCIQQATTHHSYFLGDPPVGLFDVASGVFVSLDYLLAATATSTAVPNRESMEDKERDLIQNSTYTLYWAPPPPPPIHIPCVSTAVYRWTIELPLQELYRHGPWMVGWEGESLPRICARITYHGDAAFWSRNLEECERIYDAKEEAFLRIARPSVYIVLVVLVMLFARWLVAEALHVWADRDRRRAAAYRQRHHGMDADMMETYRAWQTLMRQVQRAVTPPHKSESVPPAQQAEQSSGRTR
- a CDS encoding predicted protein, with translation MMKNTSALFVWLVWGVGRSLAAEIPADTDADSNSSKLMIHVPHRLYQEGGYRHREALFGISPYGGSIVQNVYYTNSDLCEIDDMSGGFPAREKEGTRMKPYPSPFLLMMDRGHCTFVQKVRNAQHMGASGVLIADNTCICSDTTCTAANPTAPCEMTEPIMADDGSGADISIPSFLLYKTDADKIIAEVKENRPVQAEMAWSLPSPDDRVEYDLWTSPSDGISAEFIRDWKDVAIALGDKAYFTPHMYLHDGEKSGCHAPNGDNYCFTLCTNAGRYCATDPDDDLTKGISGGDVVRESLRRICIWSHYGAANGIGREWWDYVNEFNQRCSAADYFADDACIKDAYKHSKVNGDTVEECMSNSGGTKQDVVNTKLKTEIDLQYQQGVVVIPTAYVNTAVIRGAMQPSTVFTAICAGYLAGTAPAKCTQCSACPDPVGCIRTGKCTSESPAYASTDSGVSTHTFATSMLFVVALFSGLGVWQYKRSREEMRDQVRGILAEYMPLEDQDQMNGKGDDNGSSGMMSNPMGFAQGGSGMSLIS
- a CDS encoding predicted protein, with product MNVSKDYGRLHSMLGTWTVRKEVPHRPGQSRTDHLATYIVVHIQTDPTRGYGCALDGCLERDNAVCYQPTDGDVVAPSCRRLDQANGTTVWNWSDLAVFYTVGVEGYVADANRSIVRRDLHGWVGPYSVVAASVKEASTTLMDAYELRQLVAQPHPNATLYRNTNDFRYVWGTHALAHTVRTQANRTLRTGDPWGNDVAEDDDDDNNSTKRPVLQPILPHMQFTFAKGNYGNERITVKMDAQVVLLPNDDGDTPDVWDSWARTFALGGPYQYQESVTNSYAISLHDPTHAGERFDSSPVVIRGCVDDLPCTPPAAQGGLRERTFVTNDAYGFDVENIVLVFLTYVLTLALVISLVYNIQSWRRSTGESTGAATHNEHAEDRRNPARPVEAATVQDALQEPLLAVPSTDETV